Proteins encoded in a region of the Antedon mediterranea chromosome 2, ecAntMedi1.1, whole genome shotgun sequence genome:
- the LOC140039695 gene encoding sialin-like: protein MCSMVRLSLYCIRLNLNIAIIKMVQNSTEDNALNVTLTTTATWSKIIKTEIPRYAWDEKTRQIILGAAYYGYSLSALLGGMVTHRLGGKRVILFSLLSSSILTALIPWSAGVSSNLLIVLRVLDGMAQGLHNPAMLGILANWSVAHERSTLVSIGYFGVALAEVICNPMSVWICSAYKLGGWPLSFYTYSAFGSVTAILWTFIIYETPDEDPCISSKEVEYLKGFDTEDGEKNKKISVPWLSMLKSSAVWAVVIAYTSNVFSFTFLITEAPIFISEVLGFNLKTIGWLMSILGIAECLFGLLSGVCADLFIRREMLTILQARKLFTILSMGLSAFLLICIGFFRDNAIVCLIMLILAFGLLGCFNTCFIANVLDITKHYSSVIVGIMSCLGGSTGFIGTSLFAALLKIKNTHDQWYLMFKINAGIQLFGLTIFLLFAKAEEQFHSIEENISKQEMKSYNSINDTSAEVVDTEE from the exons ATGTGTTCCATGGTAAGGTTGTCTTTGTATTGCATAAGACTGAATCTCAATATTGCCATAATCAAAATGGTTCAAAATTCTACCGAAGACAACGCTTTAAATGTCACTCTGACAACAACGGCTACATGgtctaaaattattaaaacagag ATCCCAAGATACGCCTGGGATGAAAAAACACGTCAAATAATACTTGGTGCTGCTTACTATGGGTATAGCCTATCAGCACTTCTTGGAGGAATGGTGACGCACAGACTTGGTGGAAAACGAGTTATTCTATTTTCACTTCTTTCGTCAAGTATTCTTACAGCACTGATACCTTGGTCAGCTGGAGTTAGCAGTAATCTTCTAATAGTTCTACGTGTACTAGACGGCATGGCACAG GGATTACACAATCCGGCAATGTTGGGTATACTGGCAAACTGGTCTGTTGCACATGAACGAAGTACACTTGTATCCATTGGCTATTTCG GTGTGGCTTTAGCTGAGGTTATCTGTAACCCAATGTCTGTTTGGATTTGTTCTGCATACAAACTCGGTGGATGGCCGTTGTCATTTTATACATACA gTGCCTTTGGATCTGTTACTGCAATATTATGGACTTTCATAATTTACGAAACTCCTGATGAAGATCCGTGTATATCGAGTAAAGAGGTCGAATACTTGAAAGGGTTTGACACTGAAGATGGAGAGAAAAATAAG AAAATATCGGTTCCATGGTTAAGTATGCTGAAGTCATCAGCTGTTTGGGCGGTAGTGATTGCTTACACTAGCAACGTTTTTAGTTTTACTTTTCTTATTACTGAAGCACCGATCTTTATCTCAGAAGTCTTAGGATTTAATTTAAAAACG ATTGGGTGGCTTATGTCGATTCTAGGTATTGCGGAATGCTTATTTGGCCTACTATCTGGTGTATGTGCTGACCTCTTCATTCGCCGTGAAATGTTGACAATTTTGCAAGCAAGGAAACTGTTCACAATTCTCA GTATGGGGTTATCTGCTTTCTTACTTATTTGTATAGGATTTTTCAGAGACAATGCTATAGTATGTCTGATTATGCTAATACTAGCATTCGGGTTACTAGGATGTTTTAATACGTGTTTTATAGCGAACGTATTGGACATAACGAAGCATTATTCATCAGTGATCGTAGGAATCATGTCATGTTTAGGAGGTAGTACTGGGTTTATTGGGACATCATTATTTGCCGCATTATTGAAGATAAAG aACACACATGATCAGTGGTACTTGATGTTTAAGATAAATGCGGGAATACAGTTGTTTGGACTGacgatatttttgttgtttgcaAAAGCAGAGGAGCAGTTTCATTCCATCGAAGAAAACATATCCAAACAAGAAATGAAATCTTATAATTCTATAAACGATACTTCCGCCGAAGTTGTTGATACTGAAGAGTGA
- the LOC140039697 gene encoding sialin-like codes for MKRYLIAGMCSMVRLSLYCIRLNLNIAIIKMVQNSTEDNALNVTLTTTATWSKIIKTEIPRYAWDEKTRQMILGAAYYGYSLSALLGGMVTHRLGGKRVILFSLLSSSILTALIPWSAGVSSNLLIVLRVLDGIAQGLHNPAMLGILANWSVPHERSTLVSIGYFGMALAEVICNPMSVWICSAYKLGGWPLSFYTYSAFGSVTAILWTFIIYETPDEDPCISSNEVEYLKGFDTEDGEKNKKISVPWLSMLKSSAVWAVVIAYTSNVFSFTFLITEAPIFISEVLGFNLKTIGWLMSILGIAECLFGLLSGVCADFFIRREMLTILQARKLFTILSMGLSAFLLICIGFFRDNAIVCPIMLILAFGLLGCFNTCFIANVLDITKHYSSVIVGIMSCLGGSTGFIGTSLFAALLKIKNTHDQWYLMFKIIAGIQLFGLLIFLLFAKAEEQFHSIEENISKQEMKSYNSINDTSAEVVDTEE; via the exons ATGAAGCGTTATCTTATAGCTGGTATGTGTTCCATGGTAAGGTTGTCTTTGTATTGCATAAGACTGAATCTCAATATTGCCATAATCAAAATGGTTCAAAATTCTACCGAAGACAACGCTTTAAATGTCACTCTGACAACAACGGCTACATGgtctaaaattattaaaacagag ATCCCAAGATACGCCTGGGATGAAAAAACACGTCAAATGATACTTGGTGCTGCTTACTATGGGTATAGCCTATCAGCACTTCTTGGAGGAATGGTGACGCACAGACTTGGTGGAAAACGAGTTATTCTATTTTCACTTCTTTCGTCAAGTATTCTTACAGCACTGATACCTTGGTCAGCTGGAGTTAGCAGTAATCTTCTAATAGTTCTACGTGTACTAGACGGCATTGCACAG GGATTACACAATCCGGCAATGTTGGGTATACTGGCAAACTGGTCTGTTCCACATGAACGAAGTACACTTGTGTCCATTGGCTATTTCG GTATGGCTTTAGCTGAGGTTATCTGTAACCCAATGTCTGTTTGGATTTGTTCTGCATACAAACTCGGTGGATGGCCGTTGTCATTTTATACATACA gtGCCTTTGGATCTGTTACTGCAATATTATGGACTTTCATAATTTACGAAACTCCTGATGAAGATCCGTGTATATCGAGTAACGAGGTCGAATACTTAAAAGGGTTTGACACTGAAGATGGAGAGAAAAATAAG AAAATATCGGTTCCATGGTTAAGTATGCTGAAGTCATCAGCTGTTTGGGCGGTAGTGATTGCTTACACTAGCAACGTTTTTAGTTTTACTTTTCTTATTACTGAAGCACCGATCTTTATCTCAGAAGTCTTAGGATTTAATTTAAAAACG ATTGGGTGGCTTATGTCGATTCTAGGTATTGCGGAATGCTTATTTGGCCTACTATCTGGTGTATGTGCTGACTTCTTCATTCGCCGTGAAATGTTGACAATTTTGCAAGCAAGGAAACTGTTCACAATTCTCA GTATGGGGTTATCTGCTTTCCTACTTATTTGTATAGGATTTTTCAGAGACAATGCTATAGTATGTCCGATTATGCTAATACTAGCATTCGGGTTACTAGGATGTTTTAATACGTGTTTCATAGCGAACGTATTGGACATAACGAAACATTATTCATCAGTGATCGTAGGAATCATGTCATGTTTAGGAGGTAGTACTGGGTTTATTGGGACATCATTATTTGCCGCATTATTAAAGATAAAG aACACACATGATCAGTGGTACTTGATGTTTAAGATAATTGCGGGAATACAGTTGTTTGGACTgttgatatttttgttgtttgcaAAAGCAGAGGAGCAGTTTCATTCCATCGAAGAAAACATATCCAAACAAGAAATGAAATCTTATAATTCTATAAACGATACTTCCGCCGAAGTTGTTGATACTGAAGAGTGA